The proteins below are encoded in one region of Streptomyces marianii:
- a CDS encoding class I SAM-dependent methyltransferase: MTTPPATELSDVSELRHQLVERLRADSHIRTAAVERAFRAVPRHAFAPDVAVEAAYANDIIPTRHAPDGRVISSVSAPWLQVDVLEAARIRPGHRVLEISSGGYNAALMASGGDYAAMFTLQASGYQPSTATAEEAGW, encoded by the coding sequence GTGACGACCCCACCGGCTACCGAACTCAGCGACGTGAGCGAGCTTCGCCACCAGCTCGTCGAGCGACTCCGCGCCGACAGCCACATCCGCACCGCTGCTGTCGAGCGCGCCTTCCGCGCCGTTCCCCGGCACGCCTTCGCTCCCGACGTCGCTGTGGAAGCGGCGTACGCCAACGACATCATCCCCACCCGCCACGCGCCCGACGGCCGGGTGATCAGCTCCGTCTCCGCGCCATGGCTCCAAGTCGACGTGCTCGAAGCAGCCCGCATTCGGCCTGGCCACCGCGTCCTTGAGATTAGCTCCGGCGGCTACAACGCCGCCCTCATGGCCAGCGGCGGCGACTACGCCGCCATGTTCACCCTTCAAGCCAGCGGCTACCAGCCCAGCACCGCCACAGCCGAGGAGGCGGGCTGGTGA
- a CDS encoding ABC transporter ATP-binding protein encodes MKRFFGKVHMAEPQVSEAERELFGGPLRYDMGWSQHEHAGLDLTMRSALRQMPRLVGAALRMAWSADRRALVAVAISELGQGIAAAVGLLAINAVMHALLGGGDAVERLHALLPGLLAAAGVAVVNSALAGWSTSRAGRLEPKVERIATTQYLAAATAVELEAIDDPDFRRLIDIAQYGPASARRMIGACVSALNSSISLIATAGVLTVLHPALLPMLLVIAAPRGWGAMRVAQERYVSMMSWIEHLRASRLIGNLLTERTASQEVRIHAVGPFLLDRYRRMAASAEAEQERLASSKAVTEWVASALSGLAMAATYGTMIWLIMAGHMSLAVAGTAVIAVRTGSASLGALVMNINQLHEESLYVKDHEQFLVEAAQRAIPQTGNPVPDQVKQVSLEHVTYRYPDRDAPALDDVTLTFPMGSVTAVVGENGSGKSTLMKILSGLLLPHDGTVKWGEADISGLERAEVFHRVSLLTQDFQRWPVTAAMNIRIGRPDHDASAHDLQQSVDYAGAGPVTAKLPNGLDSMLGRMFRGAIELSGGEWQKVGLARTHWRSSTSQADSVLIVDEPTSALDPEAEIAAFDRIRRLAAPHRAVVLVTHRMSGVRHADHIYVLNQGRLTEHGTHNELIAAGGRYAAMFDTQAAQYAPPPNVPKPASPSVVDKA; translated from the coding sequence GTGAAGCGATTCTTCGGCAAGGTCCACATGGCGGAGCCCCAGGTATCCGAGGCAGAACGCGAGCTCTTCGGCGGGCCGTTGCGCTACGACATGGGCTGGTCCCAACACGAGCACGCGGGCCTGGACTTGACCATGCGATCAGCGCTGCGCCAGATGCCCAGACTCGTCGGCGCTGCCCTGCGGATGGCCTGGAGCGCGGATCGCCGCGCGCTCGTGGCAGTGGCGATCAGCGAACTCGGCCAGGGCATCGCCGCCGCGGTCGGCCTGCTTGCCATCAACGCGGTCATGCACGCGCTGTTAGGGGGCGGAGACGCTGTCGAGCGGCTACACGCCTTGCTGCCGGGACTGCTCGCCGCCGCGGGCGTCGCCGTCGTCAACTCCGCTCTGGCCGGCTGGTCGACCTCTCGGGCCGGCCGTTTGGAGCCAAAGGTCGAGCGGATCGCCACCACGCAGTACCTGGCCGCGGCCACCGCCGTCGAACTCGAAGCCATCGACGACCCGGACTTTCGGCGTCTGATCGACATCGCCCAGTACGGGCCCGCCTCCGCGCGCCGCATGATCGGCGCCTGTGTCTCCGCGCTGAACAGCAGTATCTCGCTGATCGCCACGGCCGGTGTGCTCACCGTCCTGCATCCGGCGCTGCTGCCCATGCTGCTGGTCATCGCCGCGCCCCGGGGTTGGGGCGCCATGCGGGTGGCACAGGAACGCTACGTGTCGATGATGAGCTGGATCGAGCACCTGCGGGCCAGCCGCCTCATCGGCAACCTCCTCACCGAACGCACCGCCTCACAAGAAGTGCGCATCCACGCCGTCGGTCCCTTCCTCCTCGACCGGTACCGGCGCATGGCCGCCAGCGCAGAGGCGGAGCAGGAGCGTCTGGCCTCCAGCAAGGCCGTCACCGAATGGGTCGCCTCCGCGCTGTCCGGACTGGCAATGGCCGCCACCTACGGAACGATGATCTGGCTGATCATGGCCGGGCACATGAGCCTCGCCGTCGCCGGCACCGCCGTGATCGCGGTGCGGACCGGGTCGGCGAGCCTGGGCGCCCTGGTGATGAACATCAACCAGCTGCACGAAGAGTCCCTCTACGTCAAGGACCACGAACAGTTCCTGGTCGAAGCCGCCCAACGCGCCATCCCCCAGACCGGCAACCCCGTTCCAGACCAGGTCAAGCAGGTCTCCCTAGAGCACGTCACCTACCGGTATCCCGACCGCGACGCACCGGCCTTGGACGACGTCACGCTCACCTTCCCCATGGGGTCGGTCACCGCCGTCGTGGGCGAGAACGGCTCCGGCAAAAGCACCTTGATGAAGATCCTGTCCGGTCTCCTGCTGCCTCACGACGGCACCGTGAAGTGGGGCGAGGCCGACATCTCCGGGCTCGAACGCGCCGAGGTCTTCCACCGCGTCTCCCTGCTCACCCAAGACTTCCAGCGCTGGCCTGTCACGGCCGCGATGAACATCCGCATCGGCCGTCCCGACCACGACGCCTCGGCCCACGACCTGCAGCAGTCCGTCGACTACGCCGGAGCCGGGCCCGTCACCGCCAAACTCCCCAACGGTCTGGACAGCATGCTCGGCCGCATGTTCCGCGGAGCCATCGAACTCTCCGGCGGGGAATGGCAGAAAGTGGGTCTGGCCCGCACCCACTGGCGCAGCTCAACATCGCAAGCGGACAGCGTTCTCATCGTCGACGAGCCGACCTCCGCCCTCGACCCCGAAGCCGAGATCGCCGCCTTCGACCGCATCCGCCGCCTCGCCGCCCCGCACCGAGCCGTCGTCCTGGTCACCCACCGCATGTCCGGCGTTCGCCACGCCGACCACATCTACGTCCTCAACCAAGGGCGCCTCACCGAACACGGCACGCACAACGAACTCATCGCCGCAGGTGGCCGATATGCCGCCATGTTCGACACACAGGCCGCCCAGTACGCCCCGCCCCCGAACGTCCCGAAGCCTGCTTCGCCCAGCGTCGTAGACAAGGCATGA
- a CDS encoding DUF2797 domain-containing protein — translation MDQALPASGTYVCHGITWASGDPRLLLAPVTGGPLVYAPVTGRRLGYQVSGTGRWCTGRYRFADRVRVEAVACPDRAPAESGGQCAGCVGQDDFRFAHRFHSGGHVPDALAAYMAQPHWLYLATFADGTTKIGTAAEPRKRSRLEEQGALIATYLARSPDGRAVRFLEDALTRRLGLTQTVRAAAKLTALAELRDLAPARAAHQQHLDRATEALSGLNVPATPEPWTPPGEGDLLRTPETGRALYPHDPRAGEHGLTVLSCLGSQVLATLDGDGEQLPYLLDLGTLKGRRIVLGAQFSSPPAAVQSALF, via the coding sequence ATGGACCAGGCCCTGCCCGCCAGCGGGACATACGTCTGCCACGGCATCACCTGGGCGAGCGGAGACCCCCGTCTTCTGCTCGCCCCCGTGACCGGCGGACCGCTTGTCTACGCCCCGGTCACGGGCAGGCGCCTGGGTTACCAGGTGAGCGGTACTGGCCGGTGGTGCACCGGCCGGTACCGGTTCGCCGACCGCGTCCGCGTCGAGGCAGTCGCCTGCCCTGACCGGGCCCCGGCCGAGTCCGGCGGCCAGTGCGCGGGCTGCGTTGGCCAGGACGACTTCCGCTTCGCCCACCGGTTCCACTCCGGCGGGCACGTTCCCGACGCCCTGGCGGCGTACATGGCCCAGCCGCACTGGCTGTACCTGGCGACGTTCGCCGACGGCACCACCAAGATCGGCACCGCGGCCGAACCCCGTAAGCGCTCCCGCCTCGAAGAACAGGGGGCCCTGATCGCCACCTACCTCGCCCGGAGTCCTGACGGCCGCGCCGTGCGGTTTCTGGAGGATGCCCTCACTCGCCGCCTCGGCCTGACGCAGACCGTGCGAGCCGCGGCCAAGCTGACGGCCCTGGCCGAGCTGCGCGACCTTGCCCCGGCCCGCGCCGCCCACCAGCAGCACCTCGACCGCGCCACCGAGGCCCTGAGCGGCCTGAACGTCCCGGCTACGCCGGAGCCGTGGACGCCGCCCGGCGAAGGCGACCTGCTGCGGACGCCGGAGACCGGGCGCGCCTTGTACCCGCACGACCCACGCGCGGGTGAACACGGACTGACAGTGCTCTCCTGCCTCGGCTCACAGGTCCTCGCCACCCTCGACGGCGACGGTGAACAACTGCCCTACCTGCTCGACCTCGGCACTCTCAAGGGCCGACGCATCGTCCTCGGCGCACAGTTCTCCTCACCGCCTGCCGCCGTACAGTCCGCGCTCTTCTGA
- a CDS encoding aminoglycoside phosphotransferase family protein has protein sequence MTDSTRLPSPLHAWAESVLGPLDDVRVSSHDRDNSQVWRVTGPTGYHYVKVAPKPILYTRETRAYRVAVPHLGHGNAPVLRDSSAELLALILTAVDGEPLKEEESPARRRTAHRQAGQLLRRFHDAMTGPLVQPEAGAVVENTVAGLDKHLAEAGDHLSTTEADLLRRLVSAPPGCGPLPAGWRHGDFWERNLLWNGQRCALIDFERSEPGPRVTDFVKLATSLWPDHPELRTALFEGYGRPPSETEEYALTAFAAADAANALAYGPRHGDPLVTARGRRTVERLLQEGRL, from the coding sequence ATGACGGACTCCACTCGTCTTCCCTCCCCCCTCCACGCCTGGGCGGAGAGCGTGCTGGGCCCCCTGGACGATGTGCGGGTCTCCTCGCACGACCGCGACAACTCTCAGGTATGGAGGGTGACTGGACCCACCGGCTACCACTACGTGAAAGTGGCGCCCAAACCGATCCTGTATACGCGGGAGACCCGTGCCTACCGGGTGGCCGTTCCTCACCTCGGTCACGGCAATGCCCCGGTGCTGCGAGACAGTTCCGCGGAGCTGCTCGCCCTGATCCTGACCGCCGTGGACGGCGAGCCGTTGAAGGAAGAGGAGTCACCCGCGCGCCGCCGCACGGCCCACCGGCAAGCCGGCCAACTCCTGCGCCGCTTCCACGACGCGATGACCGGCCCCCTGGTCCAGCCGGAAGCCGGCGCAGTCGTCGAGAACACGGTGGCCGGCCTGGACAAGCACCTCGCCGAGGCCGGCGACCACCTGTCCACTACGGAAGCCGACCTGCTGCGGCGCCTGGTGAGCGCGCCGCCCGGCTGCGGACCGCTACCGGCCGGGTGGCGGCACGGGGACTTCTGGGAGCGCAACCTGCTCTGGAACGGCCAGCGCTGCGCATTGATCGACTTCGAACGCAGCGAACCGGGCCCCCGTGTCACCGACTTCGTCAAACTCGCCACCTCGCTGTGGCCGGACCATCCCGAACTGCGGACCGCCCTGTTCGAGGGGTACGGCCGGCCTCCGTCCGAGACAGAGGAATACGCGCTGACCGCGTTCGCAGCAGCTGACGCCGCCAACGCCCTCGCCTACGGCCCCCGGCACGGCGATCCGCTCGTGACCGCGCGCGGCCGGCGCACCGTCGAACGCCTGCTACAGGAGGGCCGCCTGTGA
- a CDS encoding NUDIX domain-containing protein encodes MSDAPHLLIADVAQVLLRSNGAALCVRRKPEAALAPGQLTVVGGHLEAGEPLDHAARREAEEETGVRISAEQQEFCGLIHHHDSGDGPDRITAVFVAQSWAGELHNAEPDKHEGLFWVSMEKPPPDCHPYTTAIFHMITHGPSYRALNWPTQGGSE; translated from the coding sequence GTGAGTGACGCGCCTCACCTGCTGATCGCTGACGTGGCCCAAGTCCTGCTCCGCTCGAACGGCGCAGCCCTGTGCGTACGTCGCAAACCGGAGGCGGCCCTCGCACCGGGACAACTCACCGTCGTTGGTGGCCATCTGGAAGCCGGTGAACCGCTCGACCACGCCGCGCGGCGCGAAGCGGAAGAAGAGACGGGGGTCCGCATCAGCGCCGAGCAACAGGAGTTCTGCGGCCTCATTCACCACCACGACTCCGGCGACGGCCCGGACCGGATCACCGCCGTCTTCGTCGCCCAGTCCTGGGCGGGCGAGCTGCACAACGCCGAGCCGGATAAGCACGAGGGCTTGTTCTGGGTGTCGATGGAGAAGCCCCCGCCGGACTGCCACCCGTACACCACCGCCATCTTCCACATGATCACCCACGGCCCGTCCTACCGGGCTCTGAACTGGCCGACGCAGGGAGGAAGCGAGTGA
- a CDS encoding NUDIX hydrolase, producing the protein MSSSLRPPARVASQSVLSSGQYAATRHAVWLGTAAIITDQVGRVLLVHPTYREDDQWLLPGGVVEPGEHPHLACRREITEELGLPDLALSSVLAIHSLSQHHPDIGPGTPCPGEIRYVFDGGTLTPDQAKAIRLPREELSEYAFLETRDAVQRLRPVDGQIMLAAYRARLGNTATAHLADGRHILDVPALDHHDVHIRYRPLWDSPLNRGPVPEQLPVQQAWAWCFVPDGRVVLVADPGPRGALAMLPGGTVEKTDATPEAALHREAAEEAQLTLTDPVRLGWVLDETGEVYGGVGPNARLRLAARVTDIGPAAVDPATGHPFARLLATPAQAAALLGWGPPGARQAELAAETARKRWGLPVASTAAMEEVPAEGMRLS; encoded by the coding sequence ATGTCCTCCTCCCTCCGCCCGCCAGCACGAGTTGCCTCGCAGTCCGTCCTGTCATCAGGGCAGTACGCCGCAACCCGGCACGCGGTGTGGCTCGGCACCGCCGCGATCATCACCGACCAGGTCGGCCGCGTCCTGCTGGTCCACCCGACCTACCGCGAGGACGACCAGTGGCTGCTGCCCGGAGGAGTCGTCGAACCCGGCGAACACCCACACCTCGCCTGCCGGCGCGAGATCACCGAGGAACTGGGCCTGCCGGATCTGGCCCTCTCGAGCGTGCTCGCCATCCACTCCCTCTCACAGCACCACCCAGACATCGGGCCCGGCACACCCTGCCCCGGAGAGATCCGGTACGTCTTCGACGGCGGAACCCTCACCCCCGACCAGGCGAAGGCGATCCGCCTGCCCCGAGAGGAGCTGTCCGAGTACGCCTTCCTCGAAACCCGGGACGCGGTGCAGCGGCTGCGCCCCGTGGACGGGCAGATCATGCTCGCCGCCTACCGTGCCCGGCTGGGGAACACCGCCACCGCGCACCTCGCTGACGGCCGGCACATTCTCGATGTCCCGGCGCTGGACCACCATGACGTCCACATCCGCTACCGCCCCCTGTGGGACAGTCCCCTCAACCGCGGCCCCGTGCCCGAGCAGCTCCCCGTGCAGCAAGCCTGGGCGTGGTGCTTCGTTCCCGACGGCCGGGTCGTCCTCGTTGCCGACCCTGGCCCTCGGGGTGCCCTGGCCATGCTGCCCGGCGGCACCGTGGAGAAGACCGACGCGACGCCCGAGGCCGCCCTCCACCGGGAAGCCGCCGAAGAAGCCCAGCTCACTCTGACCGATCCGGTGCGACTGGGCTGGGTGCTGGACGAGACCGGCGAGGTCTACGGCGGAGTGGGGCCCAACGCCCGGCTCCGCCTGGCCGCCCGTGTCACCGACATCGGGCCGGCGGCCGTCGACCCCGCCACAGGCCACCCCTTCGCACGCCTGCTTGCCACCCCAGCCCAGGCAGCCGCCCTGCTGGGATGGGGCCCTCCCGGAGCACGGCAAGCCGAACTCGCTGCGGAGACCGCTCGGAAGCGCTGGGGCCTTCCTGTCGCTTCCACCGCCGCGATGGAGGAAGTCCCCGCGGAGGGGATGCGGCTGAGCTGA
- a CDS encoding NUDIX hydrolase produces the protein MTPAVPAPGGRVRLCDHASVGVLISSPSGLLMFERATPPAGIAPVAGHIDEHGGPEQTARNEVTEEVGLTITHLHLLLDQWRPNRCRRTPSGPVGHHWWIFQAEVSGPLCPSPREVRAPRWIHPDQLQQHALRTAAYANGCLDRKEFEREPGLEPVWCRFLHDLELVTLPAADLDRIEAVL, from the coding sequence ATGACCCCGGCAGTCCCGGCTCCCGGCGGCAGGGTCCGCCTCTGTGACCACGCAAGCGTCGGGGTACTGATCTCCTCCCCGAGCGGCCTCCTGATGTTCGAGCGGGCGACCCCTCCGGCCGGAATCGCCCCGGTCGCCGGCCACATCGATGAGCATGGCGGCCCCGAACAGACCGCCCGCAACGAGGTCACCGAAGAGGTCGGTCTCACCATCACCCACCTGCACCTGCTGCTGGACCAGTGGCGGCCCAACCGCTGCCGCCGCACGCCCAGCGGTCCGGTCGGCCACCACTGGTGGATCTTCCAGGCCGAGGTCTCCGGGCCGCTGTGCCCCTCCCCCCGGGAGGTCCGCGCCCCTCGGTGGATCCACCCCGACCAGCTGCAGCAGCACGCGCTGCGGACCGCCGCGTACGCCAATGGGTGCCTGGACCGTAAGGAGTTCGAGCGCGAACCCGGCCTGGAGCCGGTGTGGTGCCGCTTCTTGCACGACCTTGAGCTCGTCACCCTGCCCGCGGCCGACCTCGATCGGATCGAGGCCGTCCTGTGA
- a CDS encoding class I SAM-dependent methyltransferase: MAPHDAILGWDEDSNAEAYGAFTRAHPMYNATSRDLARRGHLANASLVVDLCGGAGATARAILDLIPARARIVSVDNAAAMQRVGRRTLADARLTWITSPAERLADHLHASSADAVVCNSAIWKTDTAAVFAAVAHILRPGGHFVFNIGGGFAGVRHPDELSARTGPSLNALIRQVAAKAHGYTPPPRDADRPPKLPLETVTEHLTAAGLTVVGTEVTAQHSTMAEKKAWLSIPVFARPEGDFTHAQRMQILDTAYAMTTPDAPAVTSWLVVVAQRPEAAA; encoded by the coding sequence ATGGCACCCCACGACGCCATCCTCGGCTGGGACGAGGACAGCAACGCCGAGGCGTACGGCGCTTTCACCCGCGCCCACCCCATGTACAACGCGACCAGCCGCGACCTCGCCCGCCGAGGCCATCTGGCCAACGCCAGCCTGGTAGTCGACCTGTGCGGCGGCGCCGGCGCGACCGCCCGCGCGATCCTCGACCTGATCCCGGCCCGCGCCCGGATCGTCTCCGTCGACAACGCCGCCGCGATGCAGCGAGTCGGCCGCCGTACCCTGGCCGACGCCCGTCTGACCTGGATCACCTCCCCGGCCGAACGGCTCGCAGACCACCTCCACGCCAGCAGCGCCGATGCCGTGGTGTGCAACTCCGCGATATGGAAGACCGATACCGCCGCAGTGTTCGCGGCCGTCGCCCACATCCTGCGCCCAGGCGGGCACTTCGTGTTCAACATCGGCGGTGGCTTCGCCGGCGTCCGGCACCCCGACGAGCTGTCCGCCCGCACCGGGCCTTCCCTGAACGCCCTCATCCGCCAAGTCGCCGCTAAGGCCCACGGCTACACCCCACCGCCTCGTGATGCGGACAGGCCGCCGAAGCTGCCGCTGGAGACAGTCACCGAGCACCTGACCGCGGCGGGACTGACGGTCGTCGGCACAGAGGTCACCGCCCAGCACAGCACCATGGCCGAGAAGAAGGCGTGGCTGTCCATCCCGGTCTTCGCGCGGCCCGAGGGCGACTTCACCCACGCCCAGCGGATGCAGATCCTCGACACCGCCTACGCCATGACGACCCCCGATGCCCCGGCCGTAACGAGCTGGCTCGTCGTCGTCGCCCAACGGCCGGAGGCCGCTGCCTAA
- a CDS encoding NUDIX domain-containing protein, translating to MSHGEVGQVILDEAVADARLAAWEFDGARAWLEEARRHPMEPLAAEVWVTDPAFEHVLLVKHRVRGWVPPGGKVEPGEAPRAAAVRELLEETGLRSDLLPEPAAVAVRSYRADWSPTLGLSYAAVVGRDVPLAGEQNQPAAWFRLDADWDSVFPEDRERIRAHARRLAADRAVGSR from the coding sequence GTGAGTCATGGTGAAGTCGGTCAGGTGATCTTGGACGAGGCTGTTGCGGATGCCCGCCTCGCCGCATGGGAGTTCGACGGTGCACGGGCCTGGCTGGAGGAAGCCCGTCGGCATCCGATGGAGCCGCTGGCGGCCGAGGTGTGGGTCACCGACCCTGCTTTCGAGCACGTCCTGCTGGTCAAGCACCGCGTGCGCGGATGGGTGCCGCCCGGCGGCAAGGTGGAGCCGGGCGAGGCGCCGCGTGCGGCGGCGGTACGAGAGCTGCTGGAGGAGACCGGCCTGCGCAGCGACCTGCTGCCCGAGCCCGCAGCCGTGGCGGTGCGTTCCTACCGGGCCGACTGGTCTCCGACGTTGGGCCTGTCCTATGCCGCGGTCGTCGGACGTGACGTACCGCTCGCCGGGGAGCAGAACCAGCCGGCGGCATGGTTCCGTCTGGACGCCGACTGGGACAGCGTCTTCCCCGAGGACCGTGAGCGGATCCGTGCGCACGCTCGCCGCCTCGCGGCCGACCGGGCGGTCGGCTCCCGCTGA
- a CDS encoding IS110 family RNA-guided transposase: MTANAGFDIAKEFHWLAVTDDRGHQLLSHRVDNTPDAIDKSIGELHTIEAEHGPVTVGLDILGGIAALLTAMLLAAGFHVVHVPGLAVNRARRATRGGENKSDPRDAKVIAEQVMLRDDLRTVELPDDSAVELRLLVGHRTTLVKEATARTARLRDLLTGIHPGLERAVDPTNQSGLILLGHYVTPAEIRRAGTARIAGYLHRHGVKTTTAQPLADAAHTAALAQHAALPGERRTAQLIRELADELLAGKHRVKALEAEIEKLVTSHPDGALIRSLPGMGAGLTAEFLAAVGDIRRFTSGDALAAASGLSPVLSQSGKIRYSRSATGGDKALKRVFYQAAFCSIQRDPTSRAFYDRKRSEGKRHHQALIALARRKINVLYAILRDRRPYEARPPLRLVA; encoded by the coding sequence ATGACCGCCAACGCAGGCTTCGACATCGCCAAGGAATTCCACTGGCTCGCGGTCACCGACGACCGCGGACACCAACTCCTCAGCCACCGGGTCGACAACACACCCGACGCCATCGACAAGTCCATCGGCGAACTGCACACCATCGAGGCCGAACACGGCCCCGTCACCGTCGGCCTGGACATCCTCGGCGGCATCGCCGCCCTGCTGACCGCCATGCTCCTGGCCGCGGGCTTCCACGTCGTCCACGTCCCCGGCCTGGCCGTCAACCGCGCCCGCCGCGCGACGAGGGGCGGCGAGAACAAGTCCGACCCCCGTGACGCCAAAGTCATCGCCGAACAGGTCATGCTCCGCGACGACCTGCGCACCGTCGAGCTGCCCGACGACAGCGCCGTGGAACTGCGGCTGCTGGTCGGCCACCGCACCACGCTGGTCAAGGAGGCCACCGCCCGCACCGCACGGCTGCGCGACCTGCTCACCGGTATCCACCCCGGCCTGGAACGGGCCGTCGACCCGACCAACCAGTCCGGGCTCATCCTGCTGGGCCACTACGTCACACCGGCCGAGATCCGCCGCGCGGGCACCGCACGGATCGCCGGCTACCTGCACCGGCACGGGGTCAAGACCACCACCGCACAGCCACTGGCCGACGCGGCGCACACCGCCGCGCTCGCCCAGCATGCCGCCCTGCCCGGCGAACGCCGCACCGCCCAGCTCATCCGCGAACTCGCCGACGAGCTGCTGGCCGGCAAACACCGCGTCAAGGCCCTGGAAGCCGAGATCGAAAAACTGGTGACCAGCCACCCTGACGGGGCCCTCATCCGCAGCCTGCCGGGGATGGGGGCCGGCCTCACCGCGGAATTCCTCGCGGCCGTCGGCGACATCCGCCGCTTCACCAGCGGCGACGCGCTGGCCGCCGCCTCCGGACTGTCCCCGGTCCTCTCCCAGTCCGGCAAAATCCGCTACTCGCGCAGCGCGACCGGAGGCGACAAGGCCCTCAAACGGGTCTTCTACCAGGCCGCGTTCTGCTCCATCCAGCGCGACCCCACCTCGCGTGCCTTCTACGACCGCAAACGATCCGAAGGCAAACGACACCATCAGGCCCTGATCGCCCTGGCCCGGCGCAAGATCAACGTTCTCTACGCCATCCTGCGCGACCGACGCCCCTACGAGGCCCGGCCACCTCTCCGTCTCGTGGCTTGA